A section of the Bradyrhizobium oligotrophicum S58 genome encodes:
- a CDS encoding ABC transporter ATP-binding protein, whose protein sequence is MMAYLKLDHVDKTFTRGTATTEVLKDINLSIAKGEYVSIIGHSGCGKSTMLNIVAGLTTATTGGVLLEEREVNSPGPDRAVVFQNHSLLPWLTVYENVRLGVDKVFSKTKTRAERDAWTMHNLNLVQMGHAKDKRPNEISGGMKQRVGIARALAMEPKVLLLDEPFGALDALTRAHLQDSVMALHQKLGNTILMITHDVDEAVLLSDRIVMMTNGPSAHIGEVLEVALPRPRKRLELATNATYVKCRQRVLEFLYERHRFVEAA, encoded by the coding sequence ATCATGGCCTATCTGAAGCTCGACCATGTCGACAAGACTTTTACCCGCGGCACTGCCACCACGGAGGTGCTGAAGGACATCAATCTCTCGATCGCAAAGGGGGAGTACGTCTCGATCATCGGTCATTCCGGTTGCGGCAAGTCGACGATGCTCAACATCGTCGCCGGACTCACCACCGCGACGACCGGCGGCGTGCTGCTGGAGGAGCGCGAGGTCAATTCGCCGGGGCCCGACCGTGCCGTCGTGTTCCAGAACCACAGCCTGCTGCCCTGGCTCACCGTCTACGAGAACGTGCGGCTCGGCGTCGACAAGGTGTTCAGCAAGACCAAGACTCGGGCCGAGCGCGACGCCTGGACCATGCACAATCTCAATCTCGTTCAGATGGGCCATGCCAAGGACAAGCGGCCCAACGAGATCTCCGGCGGCATGAAGCAGCGCGTCGGCATCGCGCGTGCGCTGGCGATGGAGCCGAAAGTGCTGCTGCTCGACGAGCCGTTCGGCGCGCTCGACGCGCTGACGCGGGCCCATCTGCAGGACTCGGTGATGGCGCTGCATCAGAAGCTCGGCAACACCATCCTGATGATCACGCACGACGTCGACGAGGCCGTGCTGCTGTCCGACCGCATCGTGATGATGACCAATGGTCCGAGTGCGCATATCGGCGAGGTGCTCGAGGTTGCGCTGCCGCGTCCACGCAAGCGGCTCGAGCTCGCGACCAACGCCACCTACGTCAAGTGCCGCCAGCGCGTGCTGGAATTCCTTTATGAGCGGCATCGCTTCGTCGAGGCGGCGTGA
- a CDS encoding globin family protein encodes MTPSQIELVQDSFAKVAPISDQAATIFYDRLFEVAPQVRAMFPDDLTEQRKKLMATLAVVVNGLTNLPAILPAASALAKRHVGYGAKPEHYPVVGSALLWTLEKGLGDAWTDDVAQAWTAAYGTLSGYMISEAYGKAQAAE; translated from the coding sequence ATGACGCCGTCTCAGATCGAATTGGTTCAGGATAGCTTCGCCAAGGTCGCGCCGATCTCCGATCAGGCCGCGACGATCTTTTACGATCGCCTGTTCGAGGTCGCGCCGCAGGTCCGCGCAATGTTTCCCGACGATCTCACCGAGCAGCGCAAGAAGCTGATGGCGACCTTGGCGGTCGTCGTGAACGGGTTGACCAATTTGCCGGCGATCCTGCCGGCGGCGAGCGCGCTCGCCAAGCGTCATGTCGGCTACGGCGCCAAGCCGGAGCATTATCCCGTCGTGGGGTCCGCGCTGCTATGGACGCTGGAGAAGGGGCTCGGTGACGCATGGACCGATGACGTTGCACAGGCCTGGACGGCCGCCTACGGCACGCTGTCCGGCTACATGATTTCAGAAGCCTACGGCAAGGCGCAGGCGGCGGAGTAG
- a CDS encoding formate/nitrite transporter family protein, translating to MSYLAPSEFVTKMVDAGESKIFMSTRDTVIRAYMAGAILALAAWFAVTINVNTGQPIIGALLFPVGFCMLYLLGFDLLTGVFVLSPLALIDKRPGVTLAGVLRNWGLVFIGNFAGALTVAFMMAFVTTFGFTQEPDKVGAVIGNIGEGRTLGYAAHGAAGMATLFIRGMLCNWMVSTGVVGAMISTTVPGKVLAMWMPILVFFYMVFEHSVVNMFLFPSGLMLHAKFSIMDYLVWNEIPTVLGNLVGGLSFTGLTLYATHIRTQPKRDAKIAARAAA from the coding sequence ATGTCGTATCTCGCGCCTTCAGAATTCGTGACCAAGATGGTGGACGCAGGCGAGTCCAAGATCTTCATGTCCACTCGCGACACCGTCATCCGCGCCTACATGGCGGGCGCGATCCTGGCGCTCGCCGCCTGGTTCGCCGTCACCATCAACGTCAACACCGGCCAGCCGATCATCGGCGCGCTGCTGTTTCCGGTCGGCTTCTGCATGCTCTATCTGCTCGGTTTCGATCTCCTGACCGGCGTGTTCGTGCTGTCGCCGCTGGCGCTGATCGACAAACGTCCCGGCGTGACTCTCGCAGGCGTGCTGCGCAATTGGGGCCTCGTCTTCATCGGTAACTTCGCGGGGGCGCTGACCGTAGCCTTCATGATGGCATTCGTGACCACGTTCGGCTTCACGCAGGAGCCGGACAAGGTCGGCGCCGTCATCGGCAACATCGGTGAAGGCCGTACGCTGGGCTACGCGGCACACGGCGCCGCCGGCATGGCGACGCTGTTCATCCGCGGCATGCTGTGCAACTGGATGGTCTCCACCGGTGTGGTCGGCGCGATGATCTCGACGACCGTGCCGGGCAAGGTGCTGGCGATGTGGATGCCGATCCTGGTCTTCTTCTACATGGTGTTCGAGCATTCGGTGGTGAACATGTTCCTGTTCCCGTCGGGGCTGATGCTGCATGCGAAGTTCTCGATCATGGACTACCTGGTCTGGAACGAGATCCCGACCGTGCTCGGCAATCTCGTTGGCGGCCTCTCCTTCACCGGCCTGACGCTGTATGCCACCCACATCAGGACGCAGCCGAAGCGCGATGCCAAGATCGCCGCTCGCGCCGCCGCCTGA
- the ntrB gene encoding nitrate ABC transporter permease: MSMPALTNDRAPNVVPTASTSASVTSASVVTMTPKQPPRAERYVKMAREVAVRVVPPLIVLALFLIVWELLCRRAGSALPPPSRVFMDTRELILDPFFDHGGIDKGLFWHLEASLRRVAIGYAIAAIVGVAVGTLIGQSVWAMRGLDPIFQVLRTIPPLAWLPLSLAAFRDGQPSAIFVIFITSVWPIIINTAVGIRNIPQDYRNVAAVVQLNPLEFFAKIMIPAAAPYIFTGLRIGIGLSWLAIVAAEMLIGGVGIGFFIWDAWNSSHISEIILALFYVGIIGFVLDRLIAFVGKVVTRGTATN, encoded by the coding sequence ATGTCCATGCCAGCGTTGACCAATGATCGCGCCCCCAACGTCGTGCCGACGGCGTCCACGTCTGCGTCCGTCACGTCTGCGTCCGTCGTGACGATGACGCCGAAGCAGCCGCCGCGTGCCGAGCGCTATGTGAAGATGGCCCGCGAGGTCGCGGTACGCGTCGTGCCGCCGCTGATCGTGCTGGCGCTGTTCCTGATCGTCTGGGAGCTGCTCTGCCGCCGCGCCGGCTCGGCGCTGCCGCCGCCGTCGCGCGTGTTCATGGACACCCGCGAGTTGATCCTCGATCCGTTCTTCGACCATGGCGGCATCGACAAGGGGCTGTTCTGGCACCTGGAGGCCAGCCTGCGCCGTGTCGCGATCGGCTACGCGATCGCCGCAATCGTCGGCGTCGCGGTCGGCACCTTGATCGGCCAGTCGGTGTGGGCGATGCGCGGTCTCGATCCGATCTTCCAGGTGCTGCGCACGATCCCGCCGCTGGCCTGGCTGCCGCTGTCGCTCGCCGCGTTCCGCGACGGCCAGCCGTCGGCGATCTTCGTGATCTTCATCACCTCGGTGTGGCCGATCATCATCAACACCGCCGTCGGCATCCGTAACATCCCGCAGGACTACCGCAACGTTGCGGCTGTCGTGCAGCTCAATCCGCTGGAGTTCTTCGCCAAGATCATGATCCCGGCGGCCGCGCCCTACATCTTCACGGGCCTGCGCATCGGCATCGGCCTGTCATGGCTCGCGATCGTCGCGGCCGAGATGCTGATCGGCGGCGTCGGCATCGGCTTCTTCATCTGGGATGCGTGGAATTCCTCGCATATCAGCGAGATCATCCTGGCGCTGTTCTATGTCGGCATCATCGGCTTCGTGCTCGACCGCCTGATTGCCTTCGTTGGCAAGGTCGTCACCCGCGGCACCGCAACGAACTGA
- a CDS encoding CmpA/NrtA family ABC transporter substrate-binding protein, protein MTKTANPARRNGLSRRQLLKAGAGTAALLAAAKLNLPGGAFAQGAGPEVTSAKLGFIALSDAGPLFVAKDKGIFAKYGMPDVDVQKQASWGTTRDNLVLGSEGNGIDGAHILTPMPYLISSGKVTQNNQPTPMYILARLNLDAQCISVGKEYADLKLGLDTAPFKAALEKKKAAGKSVKAAMTFPGGTHDLWLRYWLAAGGIDPDKDIETIVVPPPQMVANMKVGTMDCFCVGEPWNAQLVNQGIGYTAVTTGEIWNKHPEKSFAMRSAYVDKYPKAAKALTMAIMEAQQWCDKMENKQELATIMAKRQWMNCPVEDVAGRTAGKFDYGTGKVVENSPHIMKYWRDFASYPFQSHDLWFITEDIRWGKYEAGFDAKSLIAKVNREDIWREAAKELSVAAAEIPTAKSRGKETFFDGKVFDPEDPAAYLKSLSIKRVDV, encoded by the coding sequence ATGACGAAGACTGCCAATCCTGCTCGCCGCAACGGCCTCAGCCGTCGTCAGCTTCTCAAGGCCGGCGCAGGCACGGCTGCGCTGCTTGCAGCCGCGAAGCTGAACTTGCCGGGCGGAGCCTTCGCCCAGGGGGCAGGGCCGGAAGTCACCAGCGCCAAGCTCGGCTTCATCGCGCTCAGCGATGCCGGCCCGCTGTTCGTCGCCAAGGACAAGGGCATCTTCGCCAAATACGGCATGCCCGACGTCGACGTGCAGAAGCAAGCCTCGTGGGGCACCACGCGCGACAACCTCGTGCTCGGCTCCGAAGGCAACGGCATCGACGGCGCGCACATCCTGACCCCGATGCCGTATCTGATCTCCTCGGGCAAGGTGACGCAGAACAACCAGCCGACGCCGATGTACATCCTGGCGCGGCTCAATCTCGACGCGCAGTGCATCTCGGTCGGCAAGGAATATGCGGACCTGAAGCTCGGCCTCGATACCGCGCCGTTCAAGGCTGCGCTGGAGAAGAAGAAGGCGGCCGGCAAATCGGTGAAGGCGGCGATGACCTTCCCGGGCGGCACCCACGATCTCTGGCTGCGCTACTGGCTCGCGGCCGGCGGCATCGATCCGGACAAGGACATCGAGACCATCGTGGTGCCGCCGCCGCAGATGGTGGCCAACATGAAGGTCGGCACGATGGATTGCTTCTGCGTCGGCGAGCCGTGGAATGCGCAGCTCGTCAACCAGGGCATCGGCTATACCGCCGTCACCACGGGCGAGATCTGGAACAAGCATCCCGAAAAGTCCTTCGCGATGCGGTCAGCCTATGTCGACAAATATCCAAAGGCCGCGAAGGCGCTGACCATGGCGATCATGGAGGCCCAGCAGTGGTGCGACAAGATGGAGAACAAGCAGGAGCTTGCGACCATCATGGCCAAGCGGCAGTGGATGAACTGCCCGGTCGAGGACGTCGCCGGGCGCACCGCCGGCAAGTTCGACTACGGCACCGGCAAGGTGGTCGAGAACTCGCCGCACATCATGAAGTACTGGCGCGACTTCGCCTCCTATCCGTTCCAGAGCCACGACCTCTGGTTCATCACCGAGGACATCCGCTGGGGCAAATATGAAGCGGGCTTCGATGCCAAATCGCTGATCGCCAAGGTCAACCGCGAGGACATCTGGCGCGAGGCCGCCAAGGAGCTGAGCGTGGCCGCCGCTGAGATCCCGACCGCCAAGTCGCGCGGCAAGGAGACGTTCTTCGATGGCAAGGTATTCGATCCGGAAGATCCGGCCGCCTATCTGAAGTCGCTGTCGATCAAGCGCGTCGACGTCTGA
- a CDS encoding NAD(P)/FAD-dependent oxidoreductase, whose translation MSEPLVIVGNGMAAAKLVEELSQTALGRYAIAVIGEEPRLAYNRVLLSSVLAGEAESHEIELKPASWWRERGVTLKYGARATGLDVGRRELQIENDENVAFSRLVLATGSLPLRLPVPGADLPGVHTFRDSRDTDVLLALAAKKGRVVVVGGGLLGLEAAYGLARAGAKVTLLHLMDRLMERQLDAPAAALLKSLVARKGIEVLLNASTASIHGEGRVEGVELADGRRLAADAVIFAAGIRPNVTLAKEAGLAVNRGIVVDDAMQTSAPGIFALGECAEHRGTCYGLVEPAYEQARVLARHLAGRKAAYGGSVVSTNLKVSGVSVFSAGDFMGAEGSEAMVLNDARRGIYKKLVVADGRLTGAVLIGETQDALWYRDLIRNREPIASIRTAMMFGRAAARPQAA comes from the coding sequence TTGAGCGAACCACTCGTCATCGTCGGCAATGGAATGGCCGCTGCAAAGCTGGTCGAGGAGCTGTCGCAGACCGCGCTCGGCCGCTATGCGATCGCCGTCATTGGCGAAGAGCCGCGGCTCGCTTACAACCGCGTGCTGCTGTCATCGGTGCTGGCCGGCGAGGCCGAATCACACGAGATCGAGCTCAAGCCGGCGTCCTGGTGGCGCGAGCGCGGCGTGACGTTGAAGTACGGCGCGCGCGCGACCGGCCTCGATGTCGGCCGCCGCGAGCTCCAGATCGAGAACGACGAGAACGTGGCGTTCTCGCGCCTGGTCCTGGCCACCGGTTCGCTGCCCCTGCGGCTTCCGGTGCCGGGCGCGGATCTGCCGGGCGTGCACACGTTCCGCGACAGCCGCGATACCGACGTGCTTCTGGCGCTGGCGGCGAAGAAAGGCCGCGTGGTGGTGGTCGGCGGCGGGCTGCTCGGGCTGGAAGCGGCCTATGGTCTGGCGCGTGCCGGCGCCAAGGTGACGTTGTTGCACCTGATGGACCGCCTGATGGAACGCCAGCTCGATGCGCCGGCCGCCGCGTTGCTGAAGTCGCTGGTGGCGCGCAAGGGGATCGAGGTTCTGCTCAATGCCAGCACGGCTTCCATCCACGGCGAAGGCCGCGTCGAGGGCGTCGAGCTGGCCGACGGGCGGCGCCTCGCCGCGGACGCGGTGATCTTCGCTGCCGGCATCCGGCCGAACGTGACCTTGGCGAAGGAGGCGGGGCTTGCCGTCAACCGTGGCATCGTCGTCGACGATGCGATGCAGACCTCGGCGCCGGGCATCTTCGCGCTCGGTGAATGCGCCGAGCATCGCGGCACCTGCTATGGCCTGGTGGAGCCGGCCTATGAGCAGGCGCGGGTGCTGGCGCGGCATCTGGCCGGTCGCAAGGCGGCCTATGGCGGCAGCGTCGTCTCGACCAATCTCAAGGTCTCGGGCGTGTCGGTGTTCTCGGCCGGTGATTTCATGGGGGCCGAGGGCAGCGAGGCGATGGTGCTGAACGATGCCAGGCGCGGCATCTACAAAAAGCTCGTCGTCGCCGACGGCCGCCTCACCGGCGCCGTGCTGATCGGGGAGACTCAGGACGCGCTGTGGTATCGCGACCTGATCCGCAACCGCGAGCCGATTGCATCGATCCGGACGGCGATGATGTTTGGCCGCGCAGCAGCGCGGCCGCAGGCAGCGTGA